In Agromyces archimandritae, one genomic interval encodes:
- a CDS encoding EI24 domain-containing protein gives MIAAFFAGIGDLGRGFAFWGRRPRLMFLGLVPAAIVGALALAALIVLGMQLPGLVDLVTPFADGWHPFWAGAVRIALGIAGFTAAVLLVAVTFTAVTLAVGDPFYERIWMAVETEAGDPPAGGAGFWRGVADAAALIGLGLVAALAAAAAGAVPVIGAVLGPVAGVVLSGWVLGRELTSRGLAARDLGADARHRVRRGFGARQLGFGIAVQLCFMVPFGAVAVMPAAVAGAAMLTRRMLDAPRPASTGH, from the coding sequence GTGATCGCGGCGTTCTTCGCCGGCATCGGCGACCTCGGCCGCGGCTTCGCGTTCTGGGGGCGGCGGCCCCGGCTCATGTTCCTCGGCCTCGTGCCGGCGGCGATCGTCGGGGCGCTCGCGCTCGCCGCGCTCATCGTGCTCGGCATGCAGCTGCCCGGGCTCGTCGACCTGGTCACGCCGTTCGCCGACGGCTGGCATCCGTTCTGGGCCGGCGCGGTGCGCATCGCGCTCGGCATCGCCGGGTTCACGGCGGCCGTACTGCTCGTCGCGGTCACGTTCACAGCCGTGACGCTCGCCGTCGGCGACCCCTTCTACGAGCGCATCTGGATGGCCGTCGAGACCGAGGCCGGCGACCCGCCCGCCGGCGGGGCAGGCTTCTGGCGGGGCGTCGCGGATGCGGCGGCGCTCATCGGCCTCGGCCTGGTCGCGGCGCTCGCCGCGGCGGCGGCCGGCGCGGTCCCGGTGATCGGCGCCGTGCTCGGCCCGGTGGCCGGCGTCGTGCTCTCGGGGTGGGTGCTCGGCCGCGAGCTCACCTCACGGGGCCTGGCCGCACGCGACCTCGGGGCGGATGCCCGGCACCGGGTGCGGCGCGGCTTCGGTGCCCGGCAACTCGGCTTCGGCATCGCCGTGCAGCTGTGCTTCATGGTGCCGTTCGGCGCGGTCGCGGTGATGCCGGCGGCCGTCGCGGGGGCGGCGATGCTCACGCGGCGGATGCTGGACGCACCGCGCCCGGCATCCACGGGTCACTGA
- a CDS encoding GNAT family N-acetyltransferase: MIEVHPATADRFDAVETVLAPKQAGAPACWCLTYRIPNPESKALGAAGRPGRLRRYAEEGTPPGVVAYVDGEPAGWCSVSPRSTYHRLMHSRTIPFADELDPWSIVCLVVRAGYRRQGVARAMLGAAVEYAREQGAPAIEAYPVDAAGGRVNGTLAYMGTTELFESAGFERVLETDSHSAGLRRWLMRLPL, from the coding sequence ATGATCGAGGTGCATCCCGCGACCGCCGACCGCTTCGACGCCGTCGAGACCGTGCTCGCGCCCAAGCAGGCCGGTGCGCCGGCGTGCTGGTGTCTGACGTACCGGATCCCGAACCCCGAGAGCAAAGCGCTCGGCGCCGCGGGCCGGCCGGGGCGGCTGCGCCGCTACGCCGAAGAAGGGACCCCGCCCGGCGTCGTCGCCTACGTCGACGGGGAGCCGGCGGGCTGGTGCTCGGTGAGTCCGCGCTCGACGTACCACCGCCTCATGCATTCGCGCACGATCCCGTTCGCCGACGAGCTCGACCCGTGGAGCATCGTGTGCCTCGTCGTGCGCGCCGGGTACCGGCGGCAGGGCGTCGCCCGGGCGATGCTCGGCGCCGCGGTCGAGTATGCGCGCGAGCAGGGTGCGCCGGCGATCGAGGCGTATCCGGTGGATGCCGCGGGCGGTCGCGTGAACGGAACGCTCGCCTACATGGGCACGACCGAGCTCTTCGAGTCGGCCGGCTTCGAGCGGGTGCTCGAGACCGACTCGCATTCGGCCGGGCTGCGGCGCTGGCTCATGCGGCTCCCGCTCTGA
- a CDS encoding histidine phosphatase family protein, with translation MLALIRHGQTDWNLRGLFQGTTDIPLNDTGRLQARDAVAALAEHDWDLVVSSPLSRARETASIIAGELALPLGPAYDDLIEQGFGEAEGLEVTEVRRRQLAGIPGMEPHEAVGPRGLRGIERIRGIHPGQRVLAVAHGNLIRSTVAHIAGHTGPRLPGLKNGESSMLRHEQRWTVLTHGGVPFDRVLADLEAIAS, from the coding sequence ATGCTCGCCCTCATCCGCCACGGCCAGACCGACTGGAACCTCCGAGGACTGTTCCAGGGCACCACCGACATCCCCCTGAACGACACCGGCCGGCTGCAGGCGCGCGACGCCGTCGCCGCGCTCGCCGAACACGACTGGGACCTCGTCGTCAGCTCGCCCCTGTCGCGGGCGCGCGAAACGGCATCCATCATCGCCGGCGAACTCGCCCTCCCGCTCGGGCCCGCTTACGACGACCTCATCGAACAGGGCTTCGGCGAGGCCGAAGGGCTCGAGGTCACCGAAGTGCGACGGCGTCAACTGGCCGGGATCCCCGGTATGGAACCCCACGAGGCCGTCGGCCCGCGCGGGCTGCGCGGGATCGAGCGCATCCGCGGCATCCACCCCGGGCAGCGCGTGCTCGCCGTCGCCCACGGCAACCTCATCCGCTCGACGGTCGCGCACATCGCCGGGCACACCGGGCCGAGACTGCCCGGCCTGAAGAACGGCGAGTCGTCGATGCTGCGCCACGAGCAGCGCTGGACCGTGCTGACCCACGGCGGCGTGCCCTTCGACCGCGTGCTCGCGGACCTCGAGGCCATCGCGTCCTGA
- a CDS encoding transposase produces MAAPTLESIARELYTTRPEAFVAARNARAAELAGDTGTKALAAEVRRLPRPGPAAWAVDLLAADDALGELLGLGAELRDAQSALDAAALARLGGERRELVAGLVRRAADLAETHGGVLRPAAADEVSQTLQAATTDAAAAAAVASGRLVRPLEAVGLEVALDGAIAGALPEPDASGGRRGPGGVPRATASTRGKPDDGTDDAAALRASRAAAARVREAERELRRAEARLARRRVALDELEEEQERLEARLAAVREESAAAGRTAAAAERERDRADDAVHAARGRLSGEGSPQ; encoded by the coding sequence ATGGCGGCCCCCACGCTGGAGTCGATCGCCCGGGAGCTCTACACGACGCGCCCGGAGGCGTTCGTCGCCGCCCGCAACGCCCGCGCGGCCGAACTCGCGGGCGATACCGGGACGAAGGCCCTGGCCGCCGAAGTGCGGCGTCTGCCGCGGCCCGGCCCGGCCGCATGGGCGGTCGATCTGCTCGCCGCCGATGACGCGCTCGGCGAACTCCTCGGGCTCGGGGCCGAGCTGCGCGATGCGCAGTCCGCCCTGGACGCGGCCGCCCTCGCCCGTCTCGGCGGCGAGCGCCGCGAGCTCGTCGCCGGCCTCGTCCGGCGTGCGGCGGATCTCGCCGAAACCCACGGCGGGGTGCTCAGGCCGGCCGCCGCGGACGAGGTGTCGCAGACGCTGCAGGCGGCGACGACGGATGCCGCCGCTGCCGCCGCGGTCGCGAGCGGCCGACTGGTGCGCCCGCTCGAAGCGGTCGGGCTCGAGGTCGCGCTCGACGGCGCGATCGCCGGCGCGCTGCCGGAGCCGGACGCGAGCGGTGGCCGCCGCGGCCCGGGCGGCGTGCCGCGCGCCACGGCATCCACTCGCGGGAAGCCCGATGACGGTACCGATGACGCCGCCGCGCTGCGGGCTTCCCGGGCCGCGGCCGCGCGTGTGCGGGAGGCCGAGCGGGAACTCCGCCGCGCCGAGGCACGGCTCGCCCGGCGGCGGGTCGCGCTCGACGAGCTCGAGGAGGAGCAGGAGCGGCTCGAGGCGCGCCTCGCGGCCGTGCGCGAGGAGTCCGCGGCGGCCGGTCGCACGGCGGCGGCCGCCGAGCGGGAGCGCGACCGGGCCGACGACGCGGTGCACGCCGCCCGCGGGCGACTGAGCGGCGAGGGCTCGCCTCAGTGA
- a CDS encoding SDR family oxidoreductase: protein MTKKIVVVIGVGGMGKLIAERQGAGRTLLIADFNASALEEVATALRGDGHDVITQQVDVGDRASVEALAQAAAAAGDVVEVIHTAGLSPTQAPTEAILRVDLLGVAHTLDAFAEVVAPGAAGVVIASMAGTMAAPSLPAELQQALQFTPTEQLLDIPLGAPEKPLDPGAAYSIAKRANQLRVQAASLAWGKRGARINSISPGVISTPMGQLELASDSGTQMRGMIDGSGTGRIGTPTDIANAAAFLLGPQASFVTGADLLVDGGAVAGVFTGGSRG from the coding sequence ATGACCAAGAAGATCGTCGTCGTGATCGGCGTCGGCGGCATGGGCAAGCTCATCGCGGAACGGCAGGGAGCAGGCCGCACGCTGCTCATCGCGGACTTCAACGCGAGCGCCCTCGAAGAGGTCGCCACCGCCCTCCGCGGCGACGGCCACGACGTCATCACCCAGCAGGTCGACGTCGGCGACCGGGCCTCGGTGGAGGCGCTCGCGCAGGCCGCGGCCGCCGCAGGCGACGTCGTCGAAGTCATCCACACCGCCGGCCTGTCGCCGACCCAGGCGCCCACCGAGGCGATCCTGCGGGTCGACCTGCTCGGCGTGGCCCACACGCTCGACGCCTTCGCCGAGGTCGTCGCGCCCGGCGCCGCCGGCGTCGTCATCGCGAGCATGGCCGGGACGATGGCCGCACCGAGCCTGCCGGCCGAACTGCAGCAGGCGCTGCAGTTCACGCCGACCGAGCAGCTGCTCGACATCCCGCTCGGGGCACCCGAGAAGCCGCTCGACCCGGGCGCCGCGTACTCGATCGCGAAGCGCGCCAACCAGCTGCGCGTGCAGGCCGCGAGCCTTGCCTGGGGCAAGCGCGGTGCGCGCATCAACTCGATCAGCCCCGGGGTGATCTCCACCCCGATGGGCCAGCTCGAGCTCGCCAGCGACAGCGGCACCCAGATGCGCGGCATGATCGACGGTTCCGGCACGGGCCGGATCGGCACCCCGACCGACATCGCGAACGCGGCCGCGTTCCTCCTCGGGCCGCAGGCCTCGTTCGTCACCGGCGCCGACCTGCTCGTCGACGGCGGCGCGGTCGCCGGCGTGTTCACCGGCGGCTCGCGCGGCTGA